Genomic window (Acidobacteriota bacterium):
CTCCCGGGTCGGGGCCTACGAGAAGAGGCTCTACGAGTACTTCGATCGCAACCATCCCGACATCCTGGCCAGGATCCGCGAGAAGAAGTCCATCGACATGGCCCTCGACGGCGAGATCGCCGCGGCCCTCAAGGAATTCAACGGCGCCTTCAAGGAGGGCCTGAAGTAGCATGCCGACCCTGATCGATCTCCGCCGGCGCATCCAGAGCGTCCGGAACACCGAGCAGATCACGCAGGCGATGAAGACCGTCGCGACGGCCCGGCTGCGCAAGGCCCAGAGGACCGTCCAGGAGGGCCGGCCGTTCTGGCACATCTTCCCGGAATTGATGGACCGGCTTGCCTACTGGGCCTCGGCCGGCGACCACCCCCTGCTCCTCCGCCGGGACGAGAAGAAGGTCGAGGTCATCGTCATCACCGCCGACAAGGGCCTGGCCGGGGCCTACAACTCCAACCTCCTGGCCGCGGCCGACGCGTTCCTGGCCGGCAAGGCCGCGACCGCGTCCGTCCGGCTCGCCCTCATCGGCAAGAAAGCGGCCGGCCACTACCGGAAGGGGCCTTACCCGGCGGACCGGGTCTTCGGCGACCGGACCGACCGCCTGACCCGCGACGACCTCCGCGGCCTGGCGGAGGACCTGATGCGGGCCTACGCCTTCCAGGAGATCGACGCCGTCTATATCGTCAGCAACGAGTTCAAGTCCATAGTGGCGCCCAAGATCATGACCCACCGGGTCCTGCCGATCACGCCCCAGCCCGGGGCCGAGGAGTCGGCGGCCTGGCTCCCCGACTGGGAGCCCGGCTCGGCGCGGCTGGCCGCGTTCGTCCTTCCGCTCTACGTCGAGAGCCAGATCCACCACGCCTTCTACGAGTCCCAGGCCGCCGAGCAGGCCGCCAGGATGATGGCCATGGACAACGCCACCAAGAACGCCGAGGAGCTCATCGACGACCTCGTCCTTCAGCTCAACAAGATCCGCCAGGCCGGCATCACCAAGGAGCTCCTGGAGATCATGACCGCCGTCGAAGCGCTCAAGCAGAAAGAGTAGGGAGTAATGCCCATGAATCAGAAAGACGCCAAGGTCGGGACCGTCGTCCAGGTCATCGGGCCTGTCGTCGACGTCAAGTTCGAGGGCGGCGCCCTGCCCGAGATCTACACCGCCGTGCGGGTGACGAGCGAGGGCTTCGACGTCGCGGAGCCGATCTCGATCATCGTCGAGGTCGAGCAGCACATCGGCGAGGACCGCGTCCGCTGCGTCGCCATGAACCCGACGGAGGGCCTGTCCCGCGGCATGAAGGCCGAGAGCCTGGGCGGCCCGATCGAGGTCCCGGTCGGCGAGGGCACGCTCGGCCGGGTCATGAACGTCATCGGCGAGCCGGTCGACAAGATGGGCCCCATCGTCGCCAGCAAGCGCTATCCCATCCACCGCCAGCCGCCGTCGCTCCAGGACCAGAGCACGAAGCTCGAGATGTTCGAGACCGGCATCAAGGTCATCGACCTCATCCAGCCCTTCCTCAAGGGCGGCAAGATCGGCCTGTTCGGGGGCGCCGGCGTCGGCAAGACGGTCATCATCCAGGAGCTCATCCACAACGTCGCCCTCAAGCATGGCGGCTACTCGGTCTTCGCCGGCGTCGGCGAGCGGACCCGCGAGGGCAACGACCTCTGGCTCGACATGAAGGGCTCTGGCGTCATCTCCAAGGCCTCGCTCATCTACGGCCAGATGACCGAGCCGCCGGGAGCCCGCCTCCGGGTCGGCCTGACGGCCCTGTCGGTGGCCGAGTACTTCCGCGACGAGATGGGCCAGGACATCCTGCTGTTCATCGACAACATCTTCCGCTTCACCCAGGCAGGCTCCGAGGTCTCGGCCCTGCTCGGCCGGATGCCCTCGGCCGTCGGCTACCAGCCCAACCTGGCCTCGGAGCTGGGCGAGCTCGAGGAGCGCATCACCTCGACGAAGAAGGGCTCGATCACGTCGGTGCAGGCCGTTTACGTCCCGGCCGACGATTTTACCGATCCGGCCCCGGCCACGACCTTCGCCCACCTCGACGCGACGACGAACCTGTCGCGGGCCCTGACCGACATGGGCATCTACCCGGCCGTCGACCCGCTGGCCTCGTTCTCGCGCATCCTGGACCCGGCCATCGTCGGCGAGGAGCACTACCAGGTGGCCCGCCGGGTCAAGGAGATCCTCCAGCGCTACCGCGACCTCCAGGACACGATCGCCATCCTGGGCATCGAGGAGCTGTCGGACGAGGACAAGGTCATCGTGGCCCGGGCCCGCAAGATCCAGCGCTTCCTGTCCCAGCCCTTCCACGTCGCTCAGGAGTTCACCGGGCGGCCCGGCAAGTACGTCCCGATCGAGGAGACCATCCGCGGCTTCAAGGAGATCGCCGAGGGCCTGCATGACGACAAGCCCGAGCAGGCCTTCTACATGGTCGGCGGCATCGAAGAGGTCGCCAAGCGAGCCGAGGAGCTGAGGGCGGCATGAACGAGGCATTGCCGGCCACCCTCCACCTGAAGGTGGTCACTCCCCGGCGCCTGCTCGTCGAGGCCGACGTCGAGGCCGTCTTCCTGCCGACCCTCGAAGGCCAGATCGGCGTCCTGCCCGGGCACCGGCCGCTGTTCGTCGGGATCGGGCAGGGCCGGCTCATCTACCGGGAGGGCGGCAGCGAGGATTCGTTCGCCATCCGGGGCGGCTACGCCCAGGTCCAGCCCGAGAAGGTCGTGGTCGTGACCGAGGGGGACGAGGATGACGGCTCCGGCGGCGCCGCGGCCTGACGCCGAGACCCTCGACGCCTTTTACCACGGGCGGATCCGCATCCTGCAGGCCAGGCGCGGCTACCGTTTCGCCGTCGATGCCCCGCTGCTGGCCGATTTCATCCGGACGGAGCCCGGCGACGAGGCGCTCGAGCTCGGCGCGGGCAACGGCGTCATCTCGCTCCTGCTGAGCGTCAAGCCCTTCCGGCGGATCGTCGCGGTCGAGATACAGGCGGGGCCGGCGGCGCTGGCCCGGCGCAACGTCGAGCTCAACGGCCTGGGCGGCCGGATCGAGATCGTGCGGGCCGACCTGCGGACGTTCCGGCCGGAGCGCGCCTTCGACCTGATCTTTTCCAACCCCCCGTACATCCGGAAGTCGACCGGCTTCCTGAGCGCCTCGGCCGAGAAGTCGGCGAGCAAGCACGAGATCCACGGCGACATCGGCGATATCCTGCGGAAGACGGCCGGATGGCTGGCCCCGGGCGGCCGGGCCTGTTTCGTTTACCCGGAGAAGCGGCGGGCGGACCTGCTGAAAGCGGCGGGGGAGAGCGGCCTCGAGCCGCGCCGCCTGCGGTTCGTCCATCCGAGGGAAGGCGAACCGGCCAACCTGTTCCTGATCGAGATGGGGCGCGCGGGGGCGGCGGGCGCGCCGACGGAGCTCATGCCGCCGCTCGTCCTCTTCGGCCCCGACGGCAAGTACACCGCCGCCGCCGAGGCCGTCTTCTCCGGTCCATAAAATGGGGGACACAATACCTATTTCCCATTTTTCCAGATAGGCAAAAAGCGGGACACAATACCTATTTCCGAATTTCGGGAAGGTGCGCGGAAATTCGGGGACATAACCCTTTTATCTTGAAAAGGGATTGCATCCCCGTGAATTCCGGGCAAACGGAAAAATCGGAAATAGGTATTGTGTCCCCCATTTTGAGGTCCAGTTTGAATCAGCGATCAATTAGGACGGCGAGCAGCTCTTTGAATGCGAACAGGCGGGCATAGTCGGCGGCGGTCCGCCCCGTCGCGTCCCGGACGCCCGTGTCCGCGCCGGCGGCGACGAGCAGCCGGACGACGGCGACCTGCCCGCAGCGCGAAGCCCGGATAAGCGCCGTCGCGCCTCCGCTGTCCGCGCTGTCCATGCGGGCCCCGCGTTCGAGGAGGAGTTCGACCAGGCGGCCGTACCCGGACCAGGCGGCGAGATGGAGCGGGGTTTCGCCGGTCCCGGCCGCGTGGTCCACCGCCGCGCCGTGATCGATCAGGAGGCGGGCGGCGCTCTCGCTGCCGGCCTGGCAGGCCAGGTGCAGAGGGGTCAGCCCTTCTTTGTCGGGGACGTCGACCGACCCGCCGTTCCCGATCAGGATCTCGAGCACGCCGGCCTGCCCACCCTCGCAGGCGGCGTGAACGGCCGTCCGCCCGAGCCCGTCCCTGGCGTTGACCGACGCGCCCCGGGCCAGGAGGGCCCGGAGGATATCTTCGCGCCCGCGAAGGGCGGACAGGCCGAGGGGCGTCCGTCCCTCCTGGCCGCCGCGGGCTTCGATCGCCGCCCCGGCGTCCAGCAGGATCTTCGCGACGGGCGCCTGGCCGCATAGGGAGGCCCAATGCAGGGCCGTGTATTCGAACTGGTCGGTCCCGCGCACGCTCTCGGGGGACTCGCGCAGGATGGCCTGAACGACGTCGAGCCGGCCTTCGCGCGCCGCCCGGCACAGCCTCCTGGCCGGTTCATCCGCCGGCCCGGCGCCGGCCCGGGCGGACGCGAAGGCCGGCAGGATCCCAAGTCCCAGCGCCAGGACGATCCAACCCGCCGGCCTCGAGCGGCTCATCGTTTCTCCGTCGCGCTTATCGGATGGTCTCCGCGTCCGCGGAGGGGATGTCGGCCAGGATGCAGGAATAGTACTTCCTCAGGGGTTTCGGGATCATGGTCTTGGTCATGAAGAGCCGTTCGGCGAGCCAGGGGAACAGCTCGTGAGCCAGGAGAGGCCGCGACAGCCGGGCGGCCAGGATGTCCCCGATCTCGGCATAGGACCGCCGGCAACGGGGGTCGGAGATATCGTCCCCGAACCGGAGCAGGAAGAGCCGCTGCCCGGCGGCGGTCTGGGCCCGGCAGTATTCCTCGATGAGGTCCTCGCCCTCCCGCGCGAACGCGGCCCGCTCCCGGTCATCGAGGACGTTCGCCCACAGGTCGTGGCAGATCTCGTGGACCAGGATCGGCAGGGCCCTGTCTCCGACGTTCTTATAGAGCTCGGTCCCTTCCATCCCGACCTCGAAATGGGAGAACAGGTCCTTCCGCAGGAAGATGACGTCCCGCGCCCCGGGCGTGTGGGAGAAGCAGCCCAAGCCCTTGTTCCCCTTGGGAGGAACGGGGCTCCCCGGGCCGAAGAAGGCGTAGCGGTTGTTCATGATCTCCAGGCGGACGGCGTCGTTGTGCCGGAAGAACCTCGAGGCCCACAGCCGGGCCAGGAGCGGCTCGATCTCGCGGCCGGCCGGCGACGGATCGAGAACGATCTTTTCCGCGACTTGCGAACCGCTCCCGTCCCCGCTCCCGGGTCCGCCGCGGCCCGCCGCGGCCGGACCCGCCGCGAGCACGACGAAGAGGACGGCGGCGACCGTCGCTGCGGCCCCCCCGGGCTCTCTCCCGAACACCTTCCTCACGGCCACCCCCTGCCCGTGACGGACGAGTCTTATATGGGCTGTCTGGTGATCTGCTTGGTGATCAGGATGTGCTGCTTCTTGACCTTCGCGTTCAGCGTCTGTTTCTTGACCCTGAGGAACGAAGCCGTCGCCACCTGGCTGCCGTGCGCCCTGACCAGCGCCTCGAAGACGACGGCCCGCTCGAAGCGGGCCAGGAAGTCCCGAAGACTGAGATG
Coding sequences:
- the atpG gene encoding ATP synthase F1 subunit gamma translates to MPTLIDLRRRIQSVRNTEQITQAMKTVATARLRKAQRTVQEGRPFWHIFPELMDRLAYWASAGDHPLLLRRDEKKVEVIVITADKGLAGAYNSNLLAAADAFLAGKAATASVRLALIGKKAAGHYRKGPYPADRVFGDRTDRLTRDDLRGLAEDLMRAYAFQEIDAVYIVSNEFKSIVAPKIMTHRVLPITPQPGAEESAAWLPDWEPGSARLAAFVLPLYVESQIHHAFYESQAAEQAARMMAMDNATKNAEELIDDLVLQLNKIRQAGITKELLEIMTAVEALKQKE
- a CDS encoding ankyrin repeat domain-containing protein — translated: MSRSRPAGWIVLALGLGILPAFASARAGAGPADEPARRLCRAAREGRLDVVQAILRESPESVRGTDQFEYTALHWASLCGQAPVAKILLDAGAAIEARGGQEGRTPLGLSALRGREDILRALLARGASVNARDGLGRTAVHAACEGGQAGVLEILIGNGGSVDVPDKEGLTPLHLACQAGSESAARLLIDHGAAVDHAAGTGETPLHLAAWSGYGRLVELLLERGARMDSADSGGATALIRASRCGQVAVVRLLVAAGADTGVRDATGRTAADYARLFAFKELLAVLIDR
- a CDS encoding methyltransferase, which gives rise to MTAPAAPRPDAETLDAFYHGRIRILQARRGYRFAVDAPLLADFIRTEPGDEALELGAGNGVISLLLSVKPFRRIVAVEIQAGPAALARRNVELNGLGGRIEIVRADLRTFRPERAFDLIFSNPPYIRKSTGFLSASAEKSASKHEIHGDIGDILRKTAGWLAPGGRACFVYPEKRRADLLKAAGESGLEPRRLRFVHPREGEPANLFLIEMGRAGAAGAPTELMPPLVLFGPDGKYTAAAEAVFSGP
- the atpD gene encoding F0F1 ATP synthase subunit beta yields the protein MNQKDAKVGTVVQVIGPVVDVKFEGGALPEIYTAVRVTSEGFDVAEPISIIVEVEQHIGEDRVRCVAMNPTEGLSRGMKAESLGGPIEVPVGEGTLGRVMNVIGEPVDKMGPIVASKRYPIHRQPPSLQDQSTKLEMFETGIKVIDLIQPFLKGGKIGLFGGAGVGKTVIIQELIHNVALKHGGYSVFAGVGERTREGNDLWLDMKGSGVISKASLIYGQMTEPPGARLRVGLTALSVAEYFRDEMGQDILLFIDNIFRFTQAGSEVSALLGRMPSAVGYQPNLASELGELEERITSTKKGSITSVQAVYVPADDFTDPAPATTFAHLDATTNLSRALTDMGIYPAVDPLASFSRILDPAIVGEEHYQVARRVKEILQRYRDLQDTIAILGIEELSDEDKVIVARARKIQRFLSQPFHVAQEFTGRPGKYVPIEETIRGFKEIAEGLHDDKPEQAFYMVGGIEEVAKRAEELRAA